Below is a genomic region from Methanobacterium sp..
GCGGGTTTTACATATTAAATCTTTAAGATATTCAATATGCTATCTCTAATTACCTAACTTTGTAGCAATAGGGTTACTTATAATCCTAACCTTGAATTTCCTGCCTAAAAGGCCAATAATAAACAGTATATATTTTAGAGCATGTATTTTAGTCACATAAGACTTCTCATCACCATATGTACATGGTATTGCCGCTTCATTAACTTCTATTTCATGTTCAGATGCCTTATAAAGCATTTCAGATTCATATACATAATCATTATATTTTATATCTAAAAAAAGTTCCGCAGCATCCCTTGACATAGCCCTAAAACCACTCTGACTATCTGTAAGTTTAAAACCAGTTACAAATTTAATAAGATTGGTTGTAATTTTATTTGAAAGTTTTCTCCAGATCGGCATATTTTCCGGATTTCCATTTTTAAATCTTGAGCCTATTATCAGCTCATTATCCCCTATATTTGATATAAAGGAAGGTATGCAATCAGGATTATGTTGACCATCACCATCAAGCATTATTAAAACATCATAATCCTGATTTAAAGCTTCTTTAAGTCCAGATTTTATAGCAGCCCCTTTACCCATATTTTTTTCATGTTTTACTATTCTAGCGCCTGCACTTTTTGCGCGGCCATAAGTACTGTCACCCGAACCGTCGTCAACTACTAAAACATCACTGTATTTAAGTGCACATTTTACTACGCTCTCAATAGCTTTTTCTTCATTATAGGCTGGAATTATAGTGATAAATTTCATTTTAACTTCCTGTTTAAATAAAGTTCATTAGGTTACTTTTGTAAACATTGTCTATAAAATATACAATTTTGTAAACATTTTATAAAAGTAAATGATATTCACTATTTAATTAATTTATCGTATTAAATTTTTACCGTATTTCACATTTTTAAAATGAACTTTAAATAGTCTAAAAATGTTATAAAAAAAGAATCTAAGTAATTTACAGTCGTAATTTAACTATATGATCATCTCTTAAAGATTATCTATCAAATAGAGAATGTGCAATAATTATAGTTTAAAGTTGAGGAAATACTACGTATTTCCGAACCTTAAAATTTTATTTCCATAAAATTTTAAAGTTGAGGAAAATGCATAGCATGCAAAAATCTACGATTTTTGCAGCGTCAAAACCTTCGATTTTGTAACCGCGAAAATCCCTTAAAAATTCGTAGAATTTTGACAGTGTTTGAGGGCATTAAAGTTTTTAACAAAATTGATTAATACTTTAAAATATAAATGATAGAATCATATCAATAACGTTAATGTGGTGTAAAATTAGTGTTTATATTGAATTTAAATAAATTTAGCTCAATTAAGACTTTTGAATGATTATTTAAATAAAGAACATATCTTATGCCAAATATAACCTTTATACTCATATCTAATTAAAGAAATAGAATTAAAAGCTTTTAATATAATTTTAAAGATAAGGTGAAATTTATGAAAAGACTATTTGGAACATTTGGGGTCAGAAGACTTGCAAATACAGAATTAACTCCAGAATTTGCATCAAAAATTGCCGCATCCTATGGAACACTTGTAAAAGGGAAAGTTGCAGTTGGAGGAGACACAAGAACATCTACAGAAATGATAAAACATGCAGTAATAAGCGGTTTATTATCATCAGGATGTGATGTGATCGATCTTGGAGCTTTACCAACACCTGCTCTCCAATTCGCTGTTAGAAATTACTATGATGGAGGAATCATGATAACTGCTTCCCACAATCCTCCAAAGTATAATGGAATAAAGTTAATGGACTCCTACGGTATAGGAACTCCTGATGATATGGAACTAAAGATTGAAGATATGTTTTTTGACAGCGCCCCTGATAGAGTACCATGGAATGAGATTGGGAAAGTAGAAAAGGATGAAGGAATACTGGATGAGTATATCCAGAATGTTGTAGATCGGGTAGATGCAGAAGCAATTAAACAAGCAAAATTAAAAGTAATTGTAGACTGTGGAAGCGGAGCTGCATGCTTTACAACACCTTATCTTTTAAGAAAGTTAGGTTGTGAAGTACTTACCATGAACTGCCAGCCTGATGGATTTTTCCCAGGGAGGGACCCCGAACCTACAGAGCCAAATCTTAAAGAATTAATTGAAGTTGTAAAAGCAACCGGAGCAGATATTGGTGTTGCACATGACGGGGATGCAGACCGTACCATATGTATAGATGAGAAGGGAGATTTTGTTTTTGGTGACAAATCATTTGCACTGGTTGAAAAATACATGTTAAAGGAAAACAACGGAGGATTAATTGTTACAACCGTAGCTACATCTTCTGCAATTTACGACATTGCAAATGAATACAACGGAGAAGTTACTGCAACAAAAGTTGGAGATTTAATTGTTGCAAGAGAACTAAAAGATAAAGACGGCCTATTTGGTGGAGAAGAAAATGGAGGGTTAATATTCCCTGATTTCGTTTACGGTAGAGATGCTGCGCTTTCAACCGCCAAAGTCATTGAAATAATTGCAAAAACTGGAAAATCCCTCTCAAAACTCATTGAAGAACTTCCGGTTTATTATTCAGAGAAAATGAAAATAGAATGTCCTGATGAGTTAAAACAGGAAGTTATGCAGAAAATTGCAGAAGAAACCCGTGAATTTGAAGTAGATACAACTGATGGAGTTAAGATCTTTAAAGAGGAAGGATGGGTTATAATAAGACCTTCTGGAACCGAGCCAATATTTAGATGTTTTGCAGAAGCCAAAACAAAAGAAGAAGCTACTAAAATGGCTGAATGGGGAATATCCCTTATCTCTAAATATTTAAAATAGAAAGTAAATTTCCATATTTACTTTTCAAATCTATTTTTCAATGGATTAATATACTATAAATAGATTATTTTAAAATTCAAGATGAATTAATCATTATTTTTAGCAGTTCTGATAATTCAAAATTTAGAGAATATTTATTTCATTTTTCCAACGGCTTTACTTATATCTATAGGAGAATTATATTCTTTATCCCGCAGACTGTCCAGAATAGTTAAAACTGGTTTATCTGCACCATTATCCTCAGCTTGTTGAATTATATCTTTTTTTACTTGCAGAAACTTATACCTTTAATGTAATATTCTACCTGTGCAGGACTTACTTTCACATTTACCACCGTTTACCAGTTACAATGAACTGTTTAATTTCATGTGAACCGCCTTAAGCAAAAATAGTTATAAATAAATCCAAAATAAGTATATAAACATTAAGTGGAAGAATATCCTACATTTATCTTCCAATTTCCCCTTATTTAATATTTTCAGGTTTCATCCTGAAATATCATTCAGTTCAATCTTCCGACTATTTGCAAGACATTCTTCCAACATTACCTATGATCATTAAACTATAAAAAATTTATGATCACATCAAAATTAAGTAATATCAACTACCTGTAAAATCCATAAAATTCAGCACAATGGGCGCAAAATGGATATTTTCCCTTCCAGTAATAGCTTTCATCATCTGCATTAATATTGAATTTTTTATGGCAGATATAACATTCTTCTATCTTTTCAGGCTTTTCTTCTACTTCCTTGCAAATTTCTTCATCTTTTGCCACTGTTTTTTTGTCTTTTCCAGTTTCTTCGATATTACCACGACCTATAAACCTGATATACATTTCAATTTAACTTAAATTTTATTAATTAGGGTTTAAAATTAAATTAATAAGCAGTTTAAAAATTTAATTTTTGAGATTGTATTATACAGTATTGAACTTAAAGTTTATGATATAAAGTACTTTTTTTTAAAGCAATAGAAAAAAACAATAAAAAGTTAACACAAAGAATAGGTCATGAAAAAACGAAAAGTAGCCTGGGGAATAACTGGAAGCGGCGATAAACTGGTAAAAATAACAGAAATCGTTCGAAAAATAAAAGAAGAATACGATGATGAATTTGAAATAAGGGCATACGTATCTAAAGCTGGAGATCAGGTTTTAAAATATTATGGCCTTTTTAAACCGTTGGAGATTGATTTTGACAGGCTTTGGGTAGAAATTAATGCCAATGCACCTTTTTTAGCAGGTGAAATACAGCTTGGATCCTATGAATTCATGTTAATTGCTCCTGCAACATCCAACACCGTTGCAAAGATAGCGTTAAGGATAGGTGATTCATTAATTCCTAATGCCGCCATTATGGGTCAAAAAGCAAATATTCCAATTTATGTACTGCCATCAGATGTAGAAGAAGGAGTTACAGTAACACAACTTCCCGATGGGAGCGACCTTGAATTGATTATAAGAAAAGAAGATGTAGAACACGTTGATAAACTGGCCAGCATGGGCATACATATATTAAAACGTCCTGAAGAAATTTATGATGTTTTTAAGAAGCATTCGAAAACATCCAACTAATTTATAAAATTTTGGGTATTTTCGATGCGTTAAAAATCACAGATTTTTAACAGCATTCGAGCAGGAAAAATGAAAAATAATTAGATCACGCTAAGTTTAAATATTAACGCACATGTGACTGTGGAGCAGCGTCCCGTATCTGTAATGTAACCTGAAATTTATAGCCCGATCCGCTTTCATCCTCTGTAAGATCAGTTACCCCTCTAAAATAATGATTCCACCTATCCCCTGAATTTGCAATGTCCATCCCAAGAGATTCCATATCGTTTATCTTAGAGAAAAATTCATAGGTA
It encodes:
- a CDS encoding glycosyltransferase family 2 protein, yielding MKFITIIPAYNEEKAIESVVKCALKYSDVLVVDDGSGDSTYGRAKSAGARIVKHEKNMGKGAAIKSGLKEALNQDYDVLIMLDGDGQHNPDCIPSFISNIGDNELIIGSRFKNGNPENMPIWRKLSNKITTNLIKFVTGFKLTDSQSGFRAMSRDAAELFLDIKYNDYVYESEMLYKASEHEIEVNEAAIPCTYGDEKSYVTKIHALKYILFIIGLLGRKFKVRIISNPIATKLGN
- the glmM gene encoding phosphoglucosamine mutase, producing MKRLFGTFGVRRLANTELTPEFASKIAASYGTLVKGKVAVGGDTRTSTEMIKHAVISGLLSSGCDVIDLGALPTPALQFAVRNYYDGGIMITASHNPPKYNGIKLMDSYGIGTPDDMELKIEDMFFDSAPDRVPWNEIGKVEKDEGILDEYIQNVVDRVDAEAIKQAKLKVIVDCGSGAACFTTPYLLRKLGCEVLTMNCQPDGFFPGRDPEPTEPNLKELIEVVKATGADIGVAHDGDADRTICIDEKGDFVFGDKSFALVEKYMLKENNGGLIVTTVATSSAIYDIANEYNGEVTATKVGDLIVARELKDKDGLFGGEENGGLIFPDFVYGRDAALSTAKVIEIIAKTGKSLSKLIEELPVYYSEKMKIECPDELKQEVMQKIAEETREFEVDTTDGVKIFKEEGWVIIRPSGTEPIFRCFAEAKTKEEATKMAEWGISLISKYLK
- the afpA gene encoding archaeoflavoprotein AfpA, with the translated sequence MKKRKVAWGITGSGDKLVKITEIVRKIKEEYDDEFEIRAYVSKAGDQVLKYYGLFKPLEIDFDRLWVEINANAPFLAGEIQLGSYEFMLIAPATSNTVAKIALRIGDSLIPNAAIMGQKANIPIYVLPSDVEEGVTVTQLPDGSDLELIIRKEDVEHVDKLASMGIHILKRPEEIYDVFKKHSKTSN